CTATTCTCGTACACCTTCAACGTAGCACGGGGCTTCTTCCCGACGACGCAGGTACGTTACAGGTACTTCGTGATCGTCTGCTTGTACGCAAGCAAATCCGAACTCCATCCCGGGGAGACGGAAGGTATTCCAGAAGTTTCCCCTTCGCCGACGTGACGCCCGAACGAACCGCCCGTCCTTTAAACTAACaagctaatatttatttttacataaacaagaaaaaacatacaACTTAAATAATGATCCCTTCTCTGCTAAGGATAATTTCTAATCCTCATACAATTAAACTACTATggatatcttatttttttttgtttacagtttgcGTTTATCAaaaaagtattcattttttttttgtctaactaGAATTGATAGTATCTACCCGCACAAAGTTTGCATATcggaaaaattctaaaaatttttttaatccagaGTTTTTAAAATGAATCGTTTCTTCCAAGTCACGGATGACGGTGgcgatgaccttttttttttttctctttaaacatTCAAAAAGATGGCAACGGTAGACCCTCTCCCTTGCCCTGACTTCGTACCGAGACGACAGAACTGTCTGTCGAGGGTCTacggatgaaaaaatgaaaaaaaaaaacacacacacaagtatatatatgctgGTACGATGTGCTAAAGATGTCTCGAAAAGGTTTTTGGAGAGATGCTTTGTCCCTCTTACTTTGTGTATGGAGGTCTTGAATTCAAGGTCAGGGTAACTTGTCAACTGCTCGACTCCCGTTACAGTACGCTTAAAAGAGTTCGAAGATTTCTATAACTCTACGTCGTTTGGTAAAAGTGCTGCAACGTCTTTCGAAGTTGCGTCGGAGGTATACGTGCAATGTTTTTGTCTATCGGCTCGTCGGGCCAAAAATGTACCTGAACGAGTCGCAGAGGTACTTTCTCGCGTTCAATTCACGTCGCAGATGCGTCTTCAGAGCAGGGTTATCGTCGTGCTAAGGTCGAGTTCCTGATGAAAGAGAGGTACGCTTTAGAACAACGGCAATGTCATTTCACCTACCTTGGCCTCGGAGTCCTACGCGAAGCCCGGAGGATTAAATCTGTACCTGAGGGGGAAGTTGTAGATGATAAGAGAACGAGGAGGAGAGGACATTTTAGCGGTGAACAACCCCTACGTCCACGATATTCGCGAAGAATCGTTCTGAGGGCGATTCCTCAAAGACATGGAAATACCCGAAGGTTCCGCGACTCGTGAACACAACAATTAAATACTTTGTCGGACCCTTTGAATTTAATAAGCTACGGACAAATGCGTTTACCTGAATTAGCGCTCGCGTGGAACGTACAAACCGGGGTCGGTGAGCAACATGACAGCCTGCaagttgaaagaaagaaaggggggggagggactTAAATACCAGAAGATGCGACAAAGGTAACGTACGTTTTGACGCGGCTGACGAACTTGAACCCTAGAGCTCTATTTCGtacggtatatataaatatacacttcaAAACACATTATACAGCAGCTACcagtgcattttatatatatgtgcgtacgTACAGGCGTACGTACGTAAATACATACGGTTTGTGACAGACTGACgatgccttttctctctcctaaCGCATCGATACGGACATACGTCTCACTCTGACCCGCTGCAAAGTTGAGGTATTGCTGGACTTACAGTCGTAATGTACTACAcgaaaataaatctgttaatAAAAAGTGTCCTGAGACATCTGTTTCCTTTGAAGggcaaggggagggggaggggaggggggaagacaACACCCTGAGGACCCCTAAAGCTTGTTGAAAGCGGACTACCTGTCGTGACTGTCGAAGCTACGTTGACGGCTCGAGGGGGAAAATTAAGTGCGGTTGTCGAGGTGGGTTTCGAAGGAGCAAATTAACGGCGAGTTCGGTTCTCCGACGAAGCTTATGTACTATCACTGGATGAACATGACCCCTGATTACGATGTGAACTGCGCGCGGAGAGCGCGCGCAACAAGACCTGGTACCTGGCGCCCCTCGTACGAGTTGGCTGAAAGAttatcgtggagagagagagaatgcgaagGCTCCTCTTAGCGTACGGTTCCTTAAGACACTGCGGAACTCGATGCTCTTTGCTTTTCGACTTCTTCCCGCGTTATCTTCCTCGTTCCTTCCCAAGCGACGAATTTAATACGTTGGAATAACAAGAGGAGCGACGAGGGTGGTCCGACCGGAAGGTCTCGTCCGAAACCTCTGGCAACGTATCGTGTCGAGAGAGTGAAGTCTGACACGGCCAAACTTCAGGGAATACTGAATGGTGCCGTACCCAAGAAGTTTCTCGTCAAAGTTGGCCTTATTTACCCCTAAATAACTGGACGACAGTGAAAATTAGAACTGGCAACTGACGGATCAGGTATCAAGAGTACTGAAACGATCGGAGATTAAGTTCTCGTCAAATGTTTTAAACATTACTGAACAGAAAGGTTACACAACTTGATCGTAGCTACGATTTATGCTCCAAGGAATCGCCTGCTCAGTTTTTCACTTGCGAACACGAACATTACGTTGTTTTAACTGCGAACACGAATATTACATTGTTTTAAGCTGTGAGACAATTTTTACGAAGACACGCTTTTAAAATTCTGGTACAATTTACATGTCAGACAGGCCTGATCTTCCCGGCTGGGTACTTTCTAGATTCTACGCGCACGGACCACCCGCGGTGCTCGTCAAGAGGAGAACGGAAAACGAGAGACGAAGACGCACTCTGACAGATGCTTCAGAGAGGACGCAGGCAATACCGTGATACGAAAGATGACGGATCAATAAAAGTAAGGCAACGTAAGACTTCTACCGAACTCGACTCTTTGTTTTACAAATCGCTCGAGCCGACCCACATATCGATGCCAACATCTGAACCCTCCTCCATATGCCAGATTCCTTCAGAAGCTGTTGTAACTTTccagaatttctattttttttttttttttctaattttctaagGGAAGTCGCCCCCCCTTAACCTTACACCTACATAGATGTGGACCATCTTGTTTGAATTAACAAGTGCCAAAGACATGgctgtaaatataaagaaaatcataacagtagttgtaaaaaaaatacaatttcatacGATGAGGTTTTTAATTCTGAGGTAACGATCCTGTGAGGGGGAGGGCAGCGATGTCTCCTGCCGCCCCCCGCCGCCCCCGTTCGAGTAACCACACTAACACGGACGTTGTCGTCTACCGGTAACTGACAAGATTCTAGTGAACTCTAATAGAAAATGCCGAGGGGTTCAATACTGCTCTGTTTCGCGTCGTCACCTCCCTCGCGTGCCACGTCCCTGGGAGTCAAAAGTTACTTCCTAGTGGATGATGTCTGGAGTGCGATAACTATTCTCTATGGAAAATGCTACCTAAAGACCTGCAAATTCACTATTTATTTACCGTCTCCGTAAATTTCATTTCCTTAGCGATATACTCGTTTACTTTTTGAGTCTGCCCTGAGACCCGTCTTCCCGCGCTCGACGGCCAAGACGAACCGTCTTGTGTAATACCCTAAGAGACGCCGGGACGCCCGCCCCTGGCCGGCGGCCAGCCAGCGGGCATCCCAGGAAAATTTCGAGtctttgaaaaacaagtaaagattTGTTGttaaacattattatcattattcactaCACTTTCTTCTGCGACCCAGTTCTTCACAACGATGGCGATCTGTACATTTCGACACTACAATCGCACCAAGGTTAATCAATCTCCTCCCGTCTCTGCTGCGATAACTCATCGccgacgtacacacacacgcacacacacacacgcacacgttgTCCACGCTTACCTGATGATGTTTGGCAAACTGAGTCGCCTAGAGAATTATTCCTAACCTAATGAAAACTATATAGTACTGTATTTCCGAGAGTCATCGTATCATCATCGTAATACCTTTGAGAAACGACGTCGTCGGCACGACGTCTTGCGACCGGCCGAAGCCGTCGTCGAAgtcatcatgtttttattttttatttcactgtcctcttcttcttttcgagCACGACAAAGAGACGGAGGCGAGGACGCACTATTTTGACGTCACCACACTCGCTACAGTTTCTGTCTTTTGCGTCGTTCTCGACGACTTGCATCCAATGCTTTCGTGAGCTGCACGTACAGTTGACACGCACAACTTTATACGCACAAATTAATACGCACAAGTTAATACGCACAATTAATACGTACAAAGTCATACGTTCAACTTCACACGTACAACGCAATACGTACAAGGGAGTAAAAATCGAAGGTtgtgcttcttcttctgctttttcttcttcttcttcttcttcttcttcttcttcttctaagtgCTCAAGCGCAGCGCTGCCCTACCTAGgctgcgagagagaaagagaggaggcgATGGCTGCTGCGGTGGTGGTGGGCTGCGGATCTGCGGGAACACTGGCGGCCACAGCGTCAGAAGTGGTAGGGCGGGTAGTGGGGGGGATACTGCACCGGAGGAGGGGGACGAGTGGGATCCTCCGGCCTGGGCGGGTACGGCTGGTAGGCCCGGTACTCGGGGCCTCAGGGCAGCGGGGGGGTACTCGGGAGCGGGTAGTAGTGCGGGTAGAcctgggggtggggcgggggcggTGGGGGAGGCTGTGAGAGAGATGCCGCCGCAGCCGCGGCTGCGGCTGCGGCAGGGGAGTACAGGGGCTCCTGGGGGAGCGAGGCTGGGGGAGAGTACAGGGCTGGGTGGTGCTCCGTGGCCGCCCCGGGGGCGGCCGGGGGGTAGAGGGGAGGTGCTGCCTCCCTCCAGCGAAGACCGCGGAGGGCGGGCCGCCCCCTGTCTTGCCGTAGTCGGCTGAACCCCCCCCTGGGGGAGGAGGGGCAGGAGCCTCctgctggggagggggaggaggaggaggaggaggtccttgTACTTCCCCTGGAGTAGGCTGCTGTAGatcctgttgctgctgctgctgttgttgtggCGTCGTTGCCGTTTTCTCTTCATCCGACGTGCGCTCCTGGtggcgttgttggtggtggtggtggtggctttgttggtgatgctgctgctgctgctgctgctgctgctggagaTCCGTGGGCGTCGGAGCGACTGCGTCGGCGCTGTGGCGGCCAGTGTTCCCTTCATCTAGTCAATATTGCTCTGGGGGCGGCCCCCCCGGAGtcagctgttgctgctgctgctgctggggaGGTGGGGGCGTGTTCTGCTGGCCCTGCATGGAGGACTGTTGCTGGTTTGGCGTTGGCGTGGCCTCCGCAGGGTAGTGTTCCACGGTCATCTCCTGGTGGAGGAAGTCCTGGTGAGGGAGGCCGTCCTCGTACTTCCCCCTCTTGAACCTCCCGTAGAGGGAGGAGTACGGCAGGTTGAAGTGGATGGCCGCCTGGTTGATGGACATCTCGCCCAGGCGCACGGCCTCCAGGGCGTCCTTCATGTCTTCCTCGGACCAGGGGACCCCCTGCGGTAAACGGGCAGAGGGAAGACGCCTTTGAAACGGTCACTAGGCTCCGGCATCGTCATTATCGTCGACGTCTGTCTCAGGCGTCGTCCGGAGGAGAGGTACGTTTTGCCAGGGGTCTTCGAATGTGTTCGTGCAGCGACATTAAGTGTCAGTGAGTGTCTCTGTATGGCAACGCTGCGTCATAACGTGTCTTGTACGGCGACGTTAAGTGTCGCTGTCTTCGTATGGCAACATATGTGTCGTTAAAGTGTCTTCGTATAGCAAGATTGAGTGTGTAAGTGCAACAACGGTGGTGGCAAGTCTTTTCAAATGTGAGTGTCCGTATAGCAACGTTAAGTGTGTGCGTATAGCAATGATAATTCTTTTCAAATATGTGTTCGTATAGCAACATtaattgtgtacatatatgctAAGTCTTTTCAAAAATATACGTTCGTATAGCAACGTcaagtgtgtgtacatataacaatgatgtcttttcaaaatatattcaaatgcacGAGCTCTAACATTTACCGACGATGACGGAAGCCCCTCTGGCTTTCCGCCGAGTGGGATTTTTGTTAGATTTTCAAACGGAACTGTGTCGGGTGTCCGTCGAATCCGCCTGGCAAAACGTACCTCTCCCGGACTGATCGTGGCGATGCAGAAACCACAGTGACTTATTCAGAATGGAAGCATTACACTCAATCAGCCTCACATGCTAACGTTAAAACTGACAACTGGCGCTCTTTCGAGCGGCCCCAAGCGTGAAGCTGACTCAAATGACGTTAAATGATGctcactttgcttttttttttttttttgacgttacGTGAACACTACAGAGCAAAATCTGacacaaaatttatttctaggataaatagaaaaccaaaaataatcttaaaactaGGGCACATCTAcgtacatgctctctctctctctctctctctctctctctctctctctttctctctctctctctctctctctcacacatgcacTCGCCAGACACActtctttccctctccctctcggACCTGAGTCTTTCACGCACCAAGCAACGACTCTGCACACAGACGTAACGAACTTTTCCACACACGAACTAAGATCGTGGTCTAAGAGGATTCCGACTGGCGGAAGTTTCGAGGGAAGGTAAGGGGATGGAGGGAAGGTGAGGGAAGGGtggaaatggaagagggaagttGGAGGGAGTGAGGATTCAGACATGGGCAACTACACACAACTTCCTTTCACACTAACGTTCCACTTCGGCACAGTCTCTCGTTCCTTCGCTTTCGCACTCTCTCGCCTCCACGCCGTCTCTCAACTTCACGCTGCCCCTCGTCGTTCTGCTTTCGCTCCCGAACCACGCGCCTGGCATTCTCTTAAgcctaaaaaatacaaaaaaatcaaaggaatatttacatttctcaGACAGACCTGATATTTGCTGAGCTCGATACCCTCCCTCCGACAGCGGCCGTACAGGGTGCCCGTGGGTATCCCAAACTCCTGAGCGGCCTTTTGGACGCTCATGCCGCCCTTGATGGACTCGAGGGCTTTTGTCAGGTCGTCGGCGTTCCACGAGGGCTGGATCGCGGAGAACGGGGACGACAACTTGATGCCTTCCTTGCGCGCAATCTTGTACAGGGTCGAGTTTGGGATCCCAAATTCTTTCGATgccctgaggagagagagagagaaagagttagaaAACATAAGTATAAAATACATAAAGGCAGAATTATGGCCTGGACATAAGTTCAAATTTACTATTAATAAAATCCTGTACTCTATAAAATACAACACTGTAcgtacagtgtacagtactgtatcgTGTTCTGGGATGAAAAATGTACGGTACTGTACTGACTTCATATCACACTGTACTTAAATAGGTTGAAGACCAACTTACAAAACAATTCAAGACACGAACGGCCGTTCGGAACGCAACCCGCTCGTACGCACAGCAGCGTCCGTGCTTTAAAACGGCCCCAGAACGAGGGCACGGACAATAAAAGGGCGCAAAGTCGCGAGGCGAACTTTCCCCACTGTCCTCTCACCTGTTAGCGGACATCCTCCCGCTCCGCAACTCCTCCAGGGCCCCGGCTAAGTCGTGCTCGCTCCAAGTCTTGTTGGGACCCTCCTTCTTGGGCGTCTCGATGCCGGCGCGGTGGGCTCTCTGCCACAGGGTGGTCGCGGGAATGCCGTACATGTGCGCGGCTTTGCTCAGGGAGATTCCCGTGGTTCTCAGGGCCTCCAGGGCTTTGTCCATGTCCTCGTCGTTCCACAGTTTGCGGCCCGTCGGGGTCCCCGAGAGAGACTCTGTGTCTGTGGGAGACGGAACAGAATAGAGATTCAAACAAGCTGGTACCTactgtatgaggtcattcagcgctgaaacggacattgacagtaaaaggtctgaaaggtgtaacaggcagAAAACCTCAAGGCAGCTGAACTACGGATCGGTCGTTGGAAGAGGGTGGGAAGGATAGATGGAGAAGAGAATATGAGATAAGGTTGCAgctaagagaatatgaaaggtgttgcagctaggggcctaaggaaggcacgctgcaaaggaccataatttaatgcctacaatgaggtgcactgacagcagtaACCCTCCCCCATACGGGGATACAAAGTACAACTTTGCAGACTTCCGTACTTACAAAGTTAcgttaatatgattattttccgCTTTGCCACCACTTCAGATGTGATATATTTCTGGATAAACCTCTTAAAGTGAATGTTTGGCGTAAAGTACAATTTTGGATCCTTGTCACTTAATGGATGGAATTCGTTACTTATCAGTGAGCCAGACCCCTAAAATGCATCCGTcaagttgaggtgctactgtacgtaaagattaaaaataagcaCGAACACGTACGCGGCATCGTTACAGACACGCAACTCTTGCACAGACCCGCCGTGTCTTACCTGAGGAGTAATGTGAAGTGGCGTTTGAAGGCATGAGACCCAGCAGCTCCGGTGTGACTGTCATGCGATGGCCGCTGGAATCCATGCCGTCTGCCGACATG
The Macrobrachium rosenbergii isolate ZJJX-2024 unplaced genomic scaffold, ASM4041242v1 60, whole genome shotgun sequence genome window above contains:
- the LOC136838318 gene encoding protein bric-a-brac 2-like isoform X8, with product MTETPPASGGGSGGAAAVAAAAAADHFCLRWNNYQTNMTAVFDQLLQEEVFVDVTLSCEGGQQLRAHKVVLAACSPYFQAVLQNNPCKHPIVILPRDVAFADLRAIIEFVYRGEIDVAQEQINSLLAAADTLKIKGLCEVGDDPTHVPPGFTATPSSFASRHSSSSGSSNPTPTRGRPPFSRGRFGTSSRPRGRPPLYGRHRYERPSPGGAPGSRRGDHHQDHSNKRIKLEEGGTETLHVAAAAAAAAAAAAAAAAGGGPPASDENDMVSQRAPHPHYVHNDEGPGTSHASEYDAAYGTYPKTEADGQHMSADGMDSSGHRMTVTPELLGLMPSNATSHYSSDTESLSGTPTGRKLWNDEDMDKALEALRTTGISLSKAAHMYGIPATTLWQRAHRAGIETPKKEGPNKTWSEHDLAGALEELRSGRMSANRASKEFGIPNSTLYKIARKEGIKLSSPFSAIQPSWNADDLTKALESIKGGMSVQKAAQEFGIPTGTLYGRCRREGIELSKYQGVPWSEEDMKDALEAVRLGEMSINQAAIHFNLPYSSLYGRFKRGKYEDGLPHQDFLHQEMTVEHYPAEATPTPNQQQSSMQGQQNTPPPPQQQQQQQLTPGGPPPEQY
- the LOC136838318 gene encoding protein bric-a-brac 2-like isoform X7, which produces MTETPPASGGGSGGAAAVAAAAAADHFCLRWNNYQTNMTAVFDQLLQEEVFVDVTLSCEGGQQLRAHKVVLAACSPYFQAVLQNNPCKHPIVILPRDVAFADLRAIIEFVYRGEIDVAQEQINSLLAAADTLKIKGLCEVGDDPTHVPPGFTATPSSFASRHSSSSGSSNPTPTRGRPPFSRGRFGTSSRPRGRPPLYGRHRYERPSPGGAPGSRRGDHHQDHSNKRIKLEEGGTETLHVAAAAAAAAAAAAAAAAGGGPPASDENDMVSQRAPHPHYVHNDEGPGTSHASEYDAAYGTYPKTEADGQHMSADGMDSSGHRMTVTPELLGLMPSNATSHYSSDTESLSGTPTGRKLWNDEDMDKALEALRTTGISLSKAAHMYGIPATTLWQRAHRAGIETPKKEGPNKTWSEHDLAGALEELRSGRMSANRASKEFGIPNSTLYKIARKEGIKLSSPFSAIQPSWNADDLTKALESIKGGMSVQKAAQEFGIPTGTLYGRCRREGIELSKYQVCLRNGVPWSEEDMKDALEAVRLGEMSINQAAIHFNLPYSSLYGRFKRGKYEDGLPHQDFLHQEMTVEHYPAEATPTPNQQQSSMQGQQNTPPPPQQQQQQQLTPGGPPPEQY